A stretch of DNA from Mucilaginibacter daejeonensis:
AAAAATCTGCGGTGGCCTCAGCAAGCATAATGGTGCTCTTGCCAATCAGTATCTCGGCGTGCATGATGGTATGTCCATCGTCGCGCAGAGTCCGCATCTTTTCTGTAGCCCCTAATACTTTTTGAGCGAACGCGATGAACGCTGCTGCATCTTTTAAGATGAGATAGGGCATGACGTGCTGATAGCCGTCAGGGATCTGTAGGTCTTGCATATCGCTAACTTACAAATAGTTAGCCATATATTAATTAAATCCCTTTTGTATAGCCTGGTAAACCACATCCATTACCCTTGGGCGTATACTGCGGCTGTTGAACAGCGTAGAATCCCGCGGGTAGATGCGGTTAGAGAGCAACACATACACCAAATTATACTTAGGGTCTACCCAAACACAGGTGCCGGTATAGCCAGTATGGCCATAGGTTTCGGGCGAGGCATTTTGCGCAGGGTAGTGCTTACTCAGCTCAGGGTCCCAACGGTCAAATCCTAAACCCCGACGACTTACATTGGAGTGTTTGGCTGTGAACTTGGCCACCGTTTCAGGCTTCAGGTATTGTACACCTCCATAGGTGCCGCCGTTCAGCATCATTTGGAACAGGATGGCCAGATCATTGGCCGATGCGAACAAACCTGCATGACCGGATACCCCGCCCACCATGGCCGCACCCTGATCATGCACATAACCATCCAACAATTGATGCCTGAAGTAGGTATCGTTCTCAGTAGGTACGATCTGCTCCTTTGCGAAACGGTTGCGTGGCAGAAAGCCCGCCGTTTGCATGCCTAACGGATCATAGAACTTTTGTTGGGTGTACAGGTTGAGTGGCGTGGCCGTGATGGTCTCCACGATC
This window harbors:
- a CDS encoding VOC family protein, yielding MQDLQIPDGYQHVMPYLILKDAAAFIAFAQKVLGATEKMRTLRDDGHTIMHAEILIGKSTIMLAEATADFSPQNAGMFVYVADCDAAYRTALDEDATSIMPPADQGYGRSCGVTDPFGNTWWITGA